CTCGAACTGGGCCCGAATAATTGCGCAGCGAGCGAATCACCACTAACGAATTGAGATGGGCACGGTATTGTGCTAACTATGCAAATTCTTTTGAATGTGTATCGCTAACCACGAGTAACCGATGGCCGACTCGATGAGCGAAATGCTCCGGCAGGATATGCAATGTGAGGGACTGTTGGAGTGTTTCCACAACCTCAAAGAAATCGACAAGGATGTGTTTCGATTGCTGAACGAGACAGATGAATCACTCACTGTCGACGGAATTGCAGATAAAATCGACCGTGAGCGGTCGACCGCCTACCGCTCGGTACAGCGACTGCTGCAGGCTGGATTCATTCAGAAAGAGCAGATCAACTACGAACAAGGAGGTTACTATCACGTCTACCATCCGCGGGCCGCCGAAGACATTACACAAGAGATGCAGCGGATGCTCAACGACTGGTATGCGAAGATGGGACAGCTCATTGGTGAGTTCAGCGAAAAGTACGATGACGAACCCGGCCAGCTATCACCAACTGAAAACTGATCATCTCTCATTACACAGCAACAAAAACGATCGATATGGATCCCTCGTGTTTGATTTCGACGCCGTGAGTTTGAGGTGAGCGTTCCGTTCGTACCCTGATTCTCATGTGAGGAGATAGCTTCCTCGTACTCGTCGTCTCAGTCACAATCGAACGATTAGTAGCAAAGTAGTGACCGTTGGAGACGAAACGGCATTCGAACGCTCATCCCAATTGCAATTTTCCGAGCGCCGCAAAGAAGTCGATATCCGGACCAGCAATCCGAACAGGCGGCGCTTCGGTCGAGAGTGAAATAGTCACCGGCGGATTGAGTTCTCGCTTGACTCGACCGTCACTAACAGCAACAGCCTGCTCGGCTCCATCGACGCGGACGGTCACGTCGGTGTCCGAACCAACCAGCAGTGGTGGCATCCCTTCTGTGGCACACATTTCGTTGACGACAAGTGCCGAAACGTCGGTGTGGACAAGCGGCCCACCTTCACTGAGATTGTAGGCAGTGCTGCCAGTCGGCGTGGAGACAAGGACGCCATCTGCGTGTCCACCAGTGTACAACGAGCCGTCGAGTCGAATCTCGATGTCGATACCATTTCCAGGACCGCGTTGGGGGCCCATGATGACCACTTCGTTCAACGCAGGAGAGAGCGTCCAGTCCTCACCCGTGGCCGTTAGTCGTGGGACCTCCCGAATCTTGACCGTCCCGTCACTGAGTTCTGAAATCGTTCGTTCGACGGCCGACACAGCGTTTTCTGGTGGTGTTGCGTTCAAAAATCCAACCTCACCGAGATTCACACCCATGATCGGCGTCGAACCAATCCCGCGCACGGCATAAAGAAACGTGCCGTCGCCACCGATACTCACGACGAGGTCACATCCGGCCATTCCTTCGATCGATACACCAGGTACGTCGAGGGATTTGGCTGTTGTCTCATCGACGACGACATCAGCACTCACGGAACTGCGGATGTCGCCTGCCAACGCCG
The nucleotide sequence above comes from Halocatena marina. Encoded proteins:
- a CDS encoding NAD(+)/NADH kinase — translated: MRVGIVAQQDNPRAAALAGDIRSSVSADVVVDETTAKSLDVPGVSIEGMAGCDLVVSIGGDGTFLYAVRGIGSTPIMGVNLGEVGFLNATPPENAVSAVERTISELSDGTVKIREVPRLTATGEDWTLSPALNEVVIMGPQRGPGNGIDIEIRLDGSLYTGGHADGVLVSTPTGSTAYNLSEGGPLVHTDVSALVVNEMCATEGMPPLLVGSDTDVTVRVDGAEQAVAVSDGRVKRELNPPVTISLSTEAPPVRIAGPDIDFFAALGKLQLG
- a CDS encoding helix-turn-helix domain-containing protein, producing MADSMSEMLRQDMQCEGLLECFHNLKEIDKDVFRLLNETDESLTVDGIADKIDRERSTAYRSVQRLLQAGFIQKEQINYEQGGYYHVYHPRAAEDITQEMQRMLNDWYAKMGQLIGEFSEKYDDEPGQLSPTEN